The DNA region CACTGGttacagaaagaggaaagaggataagtttaatgaaaaaaagcgatgtatttgtaattttgtttgtaTTACTTAAATAATGCAAAAGTCAAGTTGTTAAATGTAAGAGCAAGCAGcatataataatcataataatcatctTCTTTTCGCTTTAATTTGGTCATTTGTAATAACACAACCATTCCTGAAGTGTGTTTTAACTCTCACCAGCTGATGGAACGAATTGGTCTTCAGCCCCGCCGCCATTATCGCTGTGACTGGCACTAACCGTCTCTTTCCGTTCCTCGTCTGTGACAATTCTCTGTCTTGCGCTCTCAAAAACAGACTTAATGACAATTGAATCCTCATAGATCTGCAGTGGTAAGCAGAGacacgtgcaaacacacacacacacacacacacacacacacacacacaaacagataaacagagcATGGGTTGTTCTTCAACACATCAAGATCCAAAcccatttacaataaaaataatagaatGGGGACTgtaaaaaacaattttgttGCTTTCAAATGAAAGAATTCCTTGGGGTTCACCTGAGATCCCTCCAGGTTATAAGTCTGGGCATTGTGACATAGGAGGAAAATATCCTTTTCCAAATCCCCCACACTTCTGTACTTGTGATTACGCACACGTTCCTGTGAAAGAGAAGGTCGGCATCAAACCTCGATGTGACCATTGCAACCAATAATAGAGCTTGTCCAAGAGAGGGTAGTCtaacaaagaaaaactacataaacattcaaaaatacAAACCCAGACAAAATATTAAACCTTAACTGAGTTTCCTGTCTTTAAGCAGTAGTTCAGTATTTTGAGAATCACGCTTATGTGATTTCTTGCCATGAGTTGGATGAGATGACCAGTGCCACTCTCATGCCTCACTAAATTTTACACTGGAACgagcaggttagcttagcttagcataaagactggaatcagggggaaacagctagcctggctttaTCTAtaggtaaaaaagaaaaggacacacatacactattctgctgctgtaaatactctcAAGAGCGTCAATACGTATCACTCCGCCactaaaaatagtccccaacaaatacacTATTTATTCCAGTTTGAGTAATATTAGACTAATACAATATAGAGGTGCGCCATATTGCCTCTGACACCTCAGTCATGTGTGCTCTACCCGTTCATTAAGATATAGGCTTGTTGCtgtggtgagtgtgtgactCAAGACCACTTGTGCTCTTCTGCAAGTACAGTTCAGACTGATTGTAATCCCTTTTAAAACTTAAGAGAACACAGTTGTGAAAGAGAACTGCCTCACTGTGATGTGGATATACATATTTTACTGGTTGGGGGGTAACATGAGAGTGAGTAGGAGATTTGATcaatttttcatcttttctattttttaatcctttCGATGTGACACAGAGTAAGGTGGCTGACCTTACCTACGAGTATTCAGTTCTCCTTTACATGATAGTCTGGTATTCATGCTGTTCTTCAAGCTATTTTTGGATTGTGTGTATCATATATTATTTTGACCTATTATGTCAAGAAATGAGGATTTAGTCTTGTTTCGTAACCCCACTTACAGCAGTAGCATAGTGGGTAATTCAAAGAAATAACATGTGGTATATGATAAATAGTTGTTACAGGTGTTAGTTGTTGTTTCTTTGAGCAGATAGCAATGATATATCTGTTATGTGAATCCTGTTCAGTGACACTCACCCTGATCCTCCTGAAGTCCACAGGCTTTCGGATCAGCTCATAGTACTCAGGTACCTCTTTCTTAGAGGGAAGCTGCACAAAACCTTTACTGATCTGTCGACCCAACCTGGAAGCACAATGCGACAGTACACTTAATCTCATGTTATCATGAAACCGTTTGATCAACACGTCAGTCAGTGCATGTGCATTTCCTACATGGCCGTGGTCTGCAATAATGTCTTTTACACAGAGGTCATGATTTCTGTCATTAACTTGAGATAACAAAATTCAGTTTTGTGGTGCTCACAGTCACCAATTAAAATATTCTTATCTCTGAATGACAATGTTGCCACAATGCCAACTTCATTGCTACATTATGTCACACAGCCGGACAGAATAGACACAAACAACACTATTGAATTATTGTGTTGGAATAATGAAATATTGTAACTTTTCAGCTTCATCACTGAGCCAAACAATTAGTAACACGTTTATTTGTGAACGCAAAGCAGTGCTTTTCACAGCTAGTTCATGTACTTTGACTTAGCCTGCAATTAATATAGTTGTATCAAAGTAATAACGGTCAGCAAATAATTGAACGTCCTCACCCGTCCTTGTAGTTGATAACCATATCCACCAGTGTGCTCAGTGTTCTGGTGAGCTCAGGTGGATTTGGAGGCAGTTTCTCAGCTGGTGGGCGTCCGCGCTtccttttgaccttttcacCAGTTTCCTGCCCGGCCTGCAGTTCTTTCTCCCCAGGACGATCACTTTTACGCTTTTTCAGACTGATGTCTTCTTCCATCTCCTCCAGGGATCCGTTCTCTCCTGCCTCAGGCTGCAGGAAAAGGGAGCAATGAGTGGGGACATCTAACAAACTCAAGCAAACCTTTAGGGGTAGAGCAACCGGCCGGAGCATCGCTTAAAAACATGTACTTTATAGATTGTACGCACAAAGTCTGCCACGGCATAACAAGGACAATAACAACAGCAGGACAACTATAACTGATTTCCATCAAAAACTCATCCCATTCATTTGAACTTCTCTGACTTATTTGACAGTTGGGATGCTCAGAATCTGTTACACACTCTATATGCTTTCATGCTTTCAACATTAATTTGCCACAAAGCCAGAAACCTGAAGCACTTGAGATAGCGAGCTATGGAGACTATGTCTGAAGCCCTCAAATTAAAGCACTCCGTCTCCAGCTAATTAGCAGCACTGGCTGAAGTTGAAGCGTTCAGAATTACAGTGTATGGTTTTGTATTCAAATGAAAGAgggcttatttatttattacggTCGCATCTAAATTTGCATGGACTGGAGCGACCCAactgctctgctgtctctgcaaATTTAGGCTGGATTATTTCATCTGGAGGCTTTGATGTCAGATGATTATGAGAGgaggcaatttttttttttttttaaacacacaatgaatgtGAATAAATTTGAAGATGCCATGTTATCCCAAAGCACAGAGTCTAATGCACTGAATATTAACCCATGTTTCCCTGGTTTGTGCTTGTCTTCGTGCACAAAAGTACATAGAGATAGAAACATCATTTTAGGCGTGTGGTGTTCAACAACAGAGCCTGCTGCATCCTGACATATTTTCAACCATTTCATCGCTCCCTTTCGAATATCTGCTGCAACCACTGTATTTTCCACAAAGGCAATTAGAGGCCAGAAACACGGGTATGcatgcagcaggagcagctctagcagcagcagcagcagccgaggACGGAGGATATAGAGAAGGCATGCTGTCCAATCCGAATAGAATAATGATGCATCAATGATGCAGGCGcatacaggacacacaccagCATTCAAATCATATAATAGAGCATGTGCCAGTGAAGACAGATTTCTCAAGGACAGAGATGAAACCATGCTGAAATACTGAATTTTGCACACACTGGTGAGAGGAACAGGAACAGCATCATGCAGAATTATTActgaaaaacaataataatcatgTAACGCCTCAAAAATAAATAGGAGTGATGGTGACAAACGGTGTGATacagagcaaacaaaaacaaaaaaaaagaacaacaacaaaaaaaaccgCACGCCTGCACTTCCGAATCAAAAGGCATGGCAGATGATAGAGTAAGAGGAGACAACAACATTAGAGAGGTAACAAAAGAAATCCTGTTCATCATCGCTCGGCTCAAATGGAGGCTTTGAAAGCCCCGCTACTCTCTCTAAGGGGCTGCAATCGTTCCAGCGGAATACTGGAGGGATAGAGGGTAATCCTCAAAGATGTATAACGCAGCTGAGAGCTGCCTGAttgactgtgcatgtgtgagcggaagggtgtcagtgtgtgcatgtgatgccCCATGCCTGTGCTATCTCCTAACAAGCCTGCCTCTTCCCTGACTAATCTGGCAAAGATTCCCTCTCATCTGTTacaacacacacctacacactccctccccccccccccccccccccgctctcactctctcacacacacacacacgcgcacacacacacacacacacacacacacatacacacacacagacagacgcacacgAACTCGCAGACACACTCGCTCTCTTTCCCTggcgcgcacgcacgcacacacacacacacacatccagacacaaacccacacatacacacacattttatccatctcttcctctcttcccatGCGATGTAGCCTGGCTGAATCCTGAGCCTGAGAAGAAAGACATGGAGGAGGATATTTACCTGACTGCAATCTGCAGGCTGGCTATCAGGATCGGCTGCAGCTGTGGGGGAGAGAATTAGCAAGCCAGCATAGCGGCGAGCTGCTAGTCTCttcatcagctgatcactcAGAAGCAGAGCCCAGAAGGGGGGAGAATAAAAGCGCTATGTTTTCATATACAAATCATTGGGCTGGGGGAAAGTAGAAATGCCATACCCATCTCCTGTCTGCAGCTCTCCGAAGTCTTTTTCCTGACTCTGGAAGGCCCCGAGCTTGTCTCcctctgcatgtttttaataTCGACTGGTGCCAGAcggttttttttcctgttcctACCCTGCTGTTAAAGTTATCGggtccatttttatttttttgttaaaaaaaaaaaaaaaaaaaaaatgttgcattgcATTTCAGAGGGAACGTGAAGACTTCGTGTCAACTAATGCAGTGATCTTAGAAACACGAGTCCAGCCTGCTGCAGTACAGGACAGTCATGGTTCACACTGTGTGCGCACTTTTCTACCAGCGCGTAATCGGCACTGGAGACGGGGGGTCACGTCCCCTTCAGTGTATGAAGTATGGACATTTGCCCACTCTCAAATAATTGTGATGGCCAGGCACGTCATTAGATcctaaaaaaaactgaaagacAACTATTTGTTCCCCTCAAAATTAAGTGTTAAACTGACTCCAAAACTCACTAAATTCTTCTACTTaactcctcctgcttcctgttggTGCACGTGTCAACCAgcaacacaacatctgtgtgtgcgGTTCAGGAAGCTGGCAAAGTTTTTGCTCTGGTCCTGCATCCCCCCTCCTCTTGTATCCATGTCTCTGATGCATGAGTTCATCTCACCCATGTCTTTACAAGATGAGACCACTGTGCCCGAATCGCCGCCACGAATAATTCATGTTAGATATGTGCCACTGTGTTGAGGAACATCTGGACTGATGTTCTCTGATATAGTAGGTTGGAAGAATCAAGCTCCACTCAGTGACACGACTTCAGAAAGCTGTTGATCGATCACTGGTCTGTGGCACCACCAGGCTTGGTGCTTGCAGGCTGAACATGGGTGAAGAAATAAGAGGAGCACCAGCTTGCAAGAAGTTGTGCTGTATTTGTGGTGAAACAACCCAGATAATGAAATGAGATTTTCTCAATACACACATCTAGTAGAACTATTTACCGTTTAATAATTTAAAGGCATGTAGAGGTCACCTTGTTTTCAAGCTTGCAAGGCAGCCAGGGGACCACTGTGTtgtattttctccattttaagGGCATCTGTTATTGCACTGCATCACGTTTTCCTCACTGGAAAAGCACCCTGGGCACATGCAACCCCAGAATTCCAGTACAGTGATTAATGCATTAATATCGACTCAGATTACTCTTCATTTCTGTGCCAAGACAGCAAGAAAAAACTCTCTGCACCACTGAGCTGCTGAGCTTTAACATTTGCAGTAATAAGTGGACTTTTTCCAGTTTGGGCTGATATTCAAACACATCTGGTTTCTGTGAactagttttgttttttccaacatGTGCAAAGCGCTGctgaaaaacagcacacaatGTCAGGACTCACAACAAAGGAAATTGATGATACACAAGAAAACAGGATAGAAATTAAAGATCCTGTTGCATGTTCTTCGAATAAAGTCCAATTCACAATGACAGAGAACAGCCCTTTTGTACAGAGCAGAGACTTGTGTGGCTGGAACTGGAATTCAACGGAACCGCAGAGAAATCCTGATGCACATGAAGTGAAGAGACAATCCACAGCAGGGCTTTCATGCCACGCAGTTGACTCAATCGTCTAGCAGCTCGCCAAGACCATTTGTCATACTTAACTGTTACAGAGTGTATTTCCCGCTCCTCTAGCCTTACTGAATGTAGATTAAAGGTCTTTAtgcaaaaatgaaatgctttcaGCGAACACTTAGGCTAACTAGTATTACATTTGGAACTTTCTTTGTTAAAGCATGGATGGTGCATGGATATATGCGTCATCACCTTTTTCCAACTGAGCCCAGCCGACTTCAAACTAGCGAGATGGGAAcgacaaaaacacaacaaacgcAGAAATCTCTCATGTGAAATAACCAAAATGTTTCCTGCCAAGGCAGAAAATAGGACGTTCATGTAGAACAACATCAATATTAAGAACATGAAAAATTCATTCaatttttagtttcatttacaAATTTTTGAATGCCAAACTACGTAGAAAGGAGCATGCACCAGTTGATAATGGATCAAGCAAATTAGTATCAACTAAAATGCTGAATATGTTAATATGCACGTGTGTGGAGGTGTTACAGCAGGGCTACAACACATTGGATTTTattggagaaaataaatgtgaaaccTTTTTCAGTGTGACTTTAGCGGTGCATTTCCATCAGCGACggagaacccccccccccatctttgCATTGGTGAATTAATGCAAAGACAGGGGGGGTGTGAAATGCAAATTTCTCCCTTTTGACCGCTGATTTTTTCTCTCAAAGGAAACACGTGATTTACAGAGCAGATCTGTACGCTgtagcagacaaaaaaagatgcgTTTGTAAACTGTAATGGGAAATAATATagaaaacatttacactttAAAGGAGGAACATGGCATTATGCCTGCTGATTTTCCCTGACTGCCACATTCATGTGACATTCATTAATgcttctgaaaatgaaaaaagaatacAGCCCTCattattgttttgctttttaagaTGGCTTATATGAAGGTGTAGTGGTTTAAAGCATGCCCACGTGAAGTGACTGGATTAGCTAAACCCAGTGAAATAGAAACATCATTTCAGTATTATTTTCCCAAGAAACACTTGCTCAAAACCGCtgactgttgccatggcaactgcAAATTTTGATGGTGGACCTTGTATAtcattgtattttattgctgtTGCTGGGAAATGACTCAGAGTGCTCtcagtcacacatgcacaagctcTCACTAATGGGACACAGTTACACACTAGGAATGTGTGGGGGGGTTGATTCAGGCTATCATGAGGAATGACATTATAGTTTTATACATCTGAAAAAACCTTTGAAAATATCATAAATCATATCCATAGatgcagaaaacaaaagcacaggGACAGACTGACAATCCACAGTGATAAACTGACTTTCACATATATAGAGAAGACAGAATAATAGTCTCTCATTTGAAGAGCTGGTGCAAAAcgttacatttttttaaatacatattttg from Pempheris klunzingeri isolate RE-2024b chromosome 19, fPemKlu1.hap1, whole genome shotgun sequence includes:
- the LOC139219247 gene encoding probable global transcription activator SNF2L2; the encoded protein is MKRLAARRYAGLLILSPTAAADPDSQPADCSQPEAGENGSLEEMEEDISLKKRKSDRPGEKELQAGQETGEKVKRKRGRPPAEKLPPNPPELTRTLSTLVDMVINYKDGLGRQISKGFVQLPSKKEVPEYYELIRKPVDFRRIRERVRNHKYRSVGDLEKDIFLLCHNAQTYNLEGSQIYEDSIVIKSVFESARQRIVTDEERKETVSASHSDNGGGAEDQFVPSAVKLPVQLKKGSKEERSRNTMAKRLHSDLDSDEDLEDNTTKDEG